A genomic region of Arvicola amphibius chromosome X, mArvAmp1.2, whole genome shotgun sequence contains the following coding sequences:
- the LOC119804368 gene encoding LOW QUALITY PROTEIN: tumor rejection antigen P815A-like (The sequence of the model RefSeq protein was modified relative to this genomic sequence to represent the inferred CDS: substituted 1 base at 1 genomic stop codon), with protein MFGNKKPDRGPSGXDGKRDGNRCRLLERYSLEEILVSLAGLIFIAATAGFLAFQFIVNAIYEEEYERDVAWIAKQSRLLSPTYEEDEDTEDEDMDDDMEDEDQEELENQMEEAEEYRAEDEVRMEEGARATFLIDLATFTCVLDCKLRKNIIRFNVFNFFRERNFLVSIPVESEEPIECECEDADEEAAEAAQEKEEEGDETAKLEGELKEDLDSTEDSLP; from the exons ATGTTTGGTAACAAAAAGCCAGACCGAGGCCCTAGTGGCTAAGATGGTAAACGAGATGGAAATAGATGCCGTTTACTGGAGCGGTACTCCCTGGAAGAAATCCTGGTGTCTTTGGCAGGGTTGATCTTCATTGCTGCCACAGCAGGTTTTCTGGCGTTCCAGTTCATCGTAAATGCCATTTATGAGGAGGAGTATGAGAGAGATGTGGCCTGGATAGCCAAGCAAAGCAGGCTTTTGTCCCCTACCTATGAGGAGGATGAGGACACTGAGGATGAAGACATGGATGATGACATGGAGGATGAGGACCAGGAAGAATTGGAGAACCagatggaggaggcagaggaataCAGGGCAGAAGATGAGGTGCGCATGGAAGAGGGTGCCAGAGCTACCTTCCTCATTGACTTAGCAACCTTTACCT GTGTTCTTGACTGTAAACTAAGGAAGAATATAATCAGGTTTAATGTGTTTAATTTCTTCCGTGAGCGTAATTTCCTGGTGTCTATACCAGTAGAATCGGAAGAGCCAATTGAATGTGAGTGTGAAGATGCTGACGAAGAAGCTGCTGAAGCTGcccaggagaaggaagaggaaggagatgaaaCTGCAAAACTGGAAGGGGAGTTGAAAGAGGACCTGGACTCCACAGAGGACTCCCTGCCTTAG